The following proteins come from a genomic window of Gimesia chilikensis:
- a CDS encoding SDR family oxidoreductase has product MPELSAADASELILLTGATGYVGGRLLQVLESRGARLRCLARRPEVLRERVSETTEVVYGDVLEPETLLPALTGVKVAYYLIHSMGESGSFEENDRRAAEHFARAAREAGVERIIYLGGLGDEAESLSPHLRSRQEVGRILRSSGVPVIEFRASIVIGSGSLSFEMIRSLVERLPVMITPKWVMRAAQPIAIEDLIAYLTEALEIPLPESQTFEIGGADQVSYAEIMRVYARCRGMRVRMISVPVLTPYLSSLWLGLVTPLYARIGRKLIESIVHSTVVQDERARDAFSIEPMGIESAIQRALNNEEREFAETRWSDAVSSSGQVRSWSGVRFGNRLVDARSTTVACPPEIAFQPIQRIGGKSGWYACNWLWHLRGWMDLLVGGIGVRRGRAHPERLRVGDTVDFWRVEAFEPNRRLRLAAEMKLPGRAWLEFEVKEDAQGSTISQTAIFDPVGLWGRLYWYAVCPLHYFVFAGMLKNIARAAEGIQGAESSSKPSLSR; this is encoded by the coding sequence ATGCCTGAACTGTCTGCTGCTGACGCATCTGAGTTGATCCTGTTGACTGGCGCCACCGGATATGTGGGGGGACGGTTGCTGCAGGTGCTGGAATCGCGGGGGGCCCGGCTGCGTTGCCTGGCGCGGCGACCAGAGGTGCTGCGGGAGCGGGTCTCTGAGACCACGGAGGTGGTTTACGGGGATGTACTGGAACCGGAGACGCTGCTACCGGCATTGACCGGAGTGAAGGTGGCGTATTATCTGATTCACTCGATGGGCGAGTCCGGTTCGTTTGAGGAGAACGACCGGCGGGCTGCGGAACATTTTGCACGGGCTGCCCGGGAAGCGGGCGTGGAACGGATTATCTACCTGGGAGGTCTGGGGGATGAAGCAGAGTCGCTCTCACCTCACCTGCGGAGTCGGCAGGAAGTGGGGCGGATTCTCAGGTCGTCTGGAGTGCCGGTGATTGAATTCCGGGCGTCGATTGTGATCGGCTCGGGGAGTCTGTCGTTTGAAATGATTCGGTCGCTGGTGGAACGCTTGCCCGTGATGATCACGCCGAAGTGGGTGATGCGGGCCGCGCAGCCCATTGCGATTGAGGACTTGATCGCCTATCTGACTGAGGCCCTCGAAATTCCCTTGCCGGAAAGTCAGACCTTTGAGATCGGTGGTGCCGATCAGGTTTCTTATGCTGAGATCATGCGGGTGTATGCCCGCTGCCGGGGGATGCGGGTGCGGATGATTTCGGTGCCCGTGCTGACGCCTTATCTGTCGAGTCTGTGGCTGGGACTGGTGACACCCTTGTATGCACGCATTGGTCGCAAGTTGATCGAGAGTATTGTGCATTCCACAGTGGTCCAGGATGAGCGTGCGCGGGATGCCTTTTCGATCGAGCCGATGGGAATCGAATCTGCGATTCAGCGGGCGCTGAACAACGAGGAACGTGAATTCGCGGAGACACGCTGGTCGGACGCGGTTTCGTCATCGGGACAAGTGCGGTCGTGGAGTGGTGTGCGATTTGGCAACCGGCTGGTCGACGCTCGGAGCACCACGGTGGCGTGTCCTCCCGAGATTGCGTTTCAGCCGATTCAGCGGATCGGGGGTAAGTCAGGCTGGTATGCCTGCAACTGGCTCTGGCATCTGCGGGGCTGGATGGATCTGCTGGTGGGCGGCATTGGTGTGCGGCGTGGTCGTGCGCATCCGGAGCGGCTGCGCGTCGGGGATACGGTCGATTTCTGGCGAGTGGAAGCGTTTGAGCCGAACCGTCGCCTGCGACTGGCGGCCGAGATGAAGCTGCCGGGTCGCGCCTGGCTGGAGTTCGAAGTTAAAGAGGATGCGCAGGGTTCGACGATCTCTCAGACGGCGATATTTGATCCGGTGGGACTGTGGGGGCGGCTGTACTGGTATGCGGTCTGTCCGCTGCATTATTTCGTGTTTGCGGGGATGCTGAAGAATATCGCCCGGGCGGCGGAAGGGATCCAGGGGGCTGAATCTTCTTCCAAGCCTTCTCTTTCCCGGTAG
- a CDS encoding right-handed parallel beta-helix repeat-containing protein: protein MCSRNHLPAPLPRLSLLSLTCLLTLCVHPRTLPADTLSVPEKYQTIQSAIDAAQPGDTVLVAAGTYYERLRLKPGLTLKSVGDESRGERGLKRAETTIIDGSRQKEGAGVLLAENAVLDGFTITGVGVYDEQKWNHHHATRGEQQSHEHIGAPGTPGIAIMDVTCTVQNNIVHHIGYTGIAAQATAGKRCTPHIYRNVCYRNMGGGIGSMHDSQAVIEENTCFENFYAGIGHDDASPTVINNTCFENIRAGIGISEGSCPLVRGNKCYRNRRAGIGSRTGANTRPLIEDNECYDNGMAGIGASESAAPLIRNNRCYQNRLAGIGSQSHASPTIIGNECYQNGQSGIGQQGDAVTTLINNYCHHNKTAGLGFADCKSGRSTVVNNRIIDNAQVAAGVHSGWTVLFLGNEFARQGGLPPILMVFAGADVTLTGNTIRGGGVAGIRVAGKLRAENNEFAGTSLRKVGPPNFGVWALPGAEVTLTGNRFHHWRHALSASEATVMASLNHITDFHRTALLIQNPQAPAHVFNNVAVSSDPQVEVLTLTGQAGTVKGNALRKPDTAPDKNQSP from the coding sequence ATGTGCTCGCGCAACCATCTTCCCGCCCCGCTCCCGCGTCTCTCTCTGCTGTCCCTGACCTGTCTGCTGACACTCTGCGTACATCCCAGAACACTACCAGCGGACACACTGTCCGTTCCCGAAAAGTATCAGACGATTCAATCCGCCATCGATGCCGCCCAACCGGGAGACACCGTCCTGGTCGCGGCTGGAACCTACTATGAACGCCTGCGTCTGAAACCGGGCCTTACACTCAAAAGCGTCGGCGATGAGAGCAGGGGAGAACGGGGCCTGAAAAGAGCCGAAACCACAATCATTGACGGCAGCAGACAGAAAGAGGGTGCCGGTGTCCTGCTGGCAGAGAACGCCGTGCTGGATGGATTCACCATCACGGGTGTCGGCGTCTACGACGAACAGAAATGGAACCACCATCACGCCACGCGGGGCGAACAGCAGTCGCACGAACACATCGGTGCTCCGGGCACCCCGGGTATCGCCATCATGGACGTCACCTGCACGGTTCAGAACAACATCGTCCATCACATCGGCTATACCGGCATCGCTGCCCAGGCGACCGCAGGCAAGCGCTGTACCCCACACATTTATCGCAATGTCTGTTACCGCAACATGGGTGGCGGCATCGGCTCCATGCATGACTCACAGGCGGTTATCGAAGAGAATACCTGCTTCGAAAACTTCTATGCGGGCATCGGACACGACGATGCCAGCCCGACCGTCATCAATAATACCTGCTTCGAAAACATCCGCGCCGGGATCGGCATCAGTGAAGGTTCCTGCCCCCTCGTGCGTGGTAATAAATGCTACCGCAACCGTCGTGCCGGCATTGGCTCCCGCACCGGCGCCAATACGCGTCCCCTGATTGAAGACAACGAGTGCTATGACAACGGCATGGCTGGTATCGGCGCCAGCGAGTCTGCCGCACCGCTGATCCGTAATAATCGCTGCTACCAGAACCGCCTGGCGGGCATCGGCTCTCAGTCACACGCCTCTCCTACCATCATCGGCAATGAATGTTATCAGAATGGACAGTCCGGCATCGGTCAGCAAGGCGATGCTGTCACCACACTCATCAACAATTATTGTCATCACAACAAAACCGCAGGTCTCGGTTTCGCTGACTGTAAATCGGGGCGATCCACAGTAGTCAACAACCGCATCATCGACAACGCGCAAGTCGCCGCCGGCGTCCACTCAGGCTGGACCGTCCTGTTCCTGGGAAATGAATTCGCTCGCCAGGGAGGTCTGCCTCCCATTCTCATGGTCTTCGCGGGCGCTGATGTCACCCTCACCGGAAATACCATTCGCGGCGGGGGAGTCGCCGGCATTCGCGTCGCTGGGAAACTGCGGGCGGAAAACAATGAATTCGCGGGGACCTCCCTCCGCAAAGTCGGTCCCCCCAACTTTGGGGTCTGGGCACTGCCCGGTGCGGAGGTCACGCTCACAGGCAATCGCTTCCATCACTGGCGTCACGCGCTCAGTGCCAGTGAAGCGACCGTGATGGCCTCCCTCAACCATATCACAGACTTCCACCGCACGGCACTGCTGATTCAGAATCCCCAAGCCCCGGCGCATGTCTTCAACAATGTAGCAGTCTCCAGCGATCCCCAAGTAGAAGTCCTCACGCTGACAGGCCAGGCAGGTACCGTGAAAGGAAATGCATTACGCAAACCGGATACAGCCCCTGATAAAAATCAATCACCATAA
- a CDS encoding DUF1559 domain-containing protein, which translates to MLSRATRLSRPVSRLTKRSGFTLIELLVVIAIIAILIALLLPAVQQAREAARRSQCKNNLKQISLATHMFHDTFNEFPYAVTDVEETVDLTVSPLTTTWTTGHIQIMPYLEQDAVAQRWDKEETRNSTNDADGDGFTNAMLVQMIVPTFICPSMTMPTAPLTDNRAPCSYIFSAGTPETNLLHYATWYGVPEPEYNGAIIPRILDTSKSSSPSYEKSTKMRDITDGTTNTFLLGETDFAPAGVPSDTYGSVWAYGYAGYTWGTTNARLNTKDGSTSYGVFRSQHPGGAHFAMVDGSVHFLSENIDFGLYQALSTRSGSEVVSFP; encoded by the coding sequence ATGTTGTCTCGCGCAACACGTCTGTCCCGCCCTGTTTCCCGCCTCACAAAACGATCCGGCTTTACGCTGATCGAACTGCTGGTTGTGATCGCGATTATTGCGATCCTGATTGCCCTGCTGCTCCCTGCCGTACAACAGGCCCGCGAAGCCGCTCGTCGTTCGCAGTGTAAAAACAACCTGAAACAGATCTCGCTAGCAACGCATATGTTTCATGATACGTTTAATGAATTTCCCTACGCAGTGACTGACGTAGAGGAAACTGTTGATCTGACTGTCTCGCCTTTAACGACAACCTGGACCACGGGACATATTCAGATCATGCCCTACCTGGAGCAGGATGCGGTGGCCCAGCGCTGGGATAAGGAAGAGACGCGTAACAGCACTAATGATGCAGATGGCGATGGATTTACCAATGCGATGCTGGTGCAGATGATTGTGCCGACGTTTATCTGTCCCTCCATGACGATGCCGACTGCACCACTGACCGACAACCGAGCCCCCTGCAGCTATATCTTCAGTGCGGGCACACCGGAAACCAATCTACTACATTATGCTACCTGGTATGGCGTACCTGAGCCTGAATATAACGGTGCAATCATTCCCCGCATTCTGGACACGAGCAAATCCAGCAGCCCGAGTTATGAAAAGTCCACCAAAATGCGTGATATCACAGATGGGACAACGAATACGTTTCTGTTGGGAGAAACCGATTTTGCCCCCGCAGGGGTTCCCTCTGATACTTATGGTAGTGTCTGGGCTTATGGGTATGCCGGCTATACCTGGGGTACGACGAATGCCAGACTCAATACGAAAGATGGTTCAACCAGTTATGGCGTGTTCCGCAGTCAGCATCCCGGAGGGGCTCATTTCGCAATGGTGGATGGCTCGGTGCATTTTCTGTCTGAGAATATTGACTTCGGTTTATACCAGGCATTGTCGACCCGCTCTGGCAGCGAAGTGGTTTCGTTTCCGTAA
- a CDS encoding sialidase family protein — protein MMNHPFSLTPLLLTAVLLSTSQNAALQAADQLPLIDLSKQTERQTVIAAGTPKVYQGHPTTLLMPDQKTIYAVWCINHGGSAGPMARSTDGGKTWERIDERLPAGYSTHQNCPSIYRMIGPDGTARLWVYSAALGKRGGPGMPSIMSEDDGKTWKEMPPLGFPCVMTFSSMVRLKDGRYLGLYHRGPDGKDRAPLVVLQTISADGGFTWSKPRIVAEVEGKNPCEPCVFRSPDGKQLCCLMRENTHKGRSLMMFSNDEGQTWTKPVDTPWGLTGDRHKEVFTKDGQLVICFRDQAPGSSTRGDFVAWVGTYDDIVQGRDGKYRIKLLHQYGRKGDCGYPGVELLPDGTIVATTYVKYRDNANQNSVVSVRFKLDELPAPEGK, from the coding sequence ATGATGAATCACCCGTTCTCACTCACACCACTGCTGTTGACCGCTGTTCTGCTCAGCACCTCACAGAATGCTGCTTTACAAGCCGCCGACCAGTTGCCGCTCATCGATCTTTCCAAACAGACCGAGCGACAGACGGTCATCGCCGCCGGTACTCCCAAAGTCTACCAGGGACACCCGACTACACTGCTGATGCCCGATCAGAAAACCATTTACGCCGTCTGGTGCATCAATCACGGCGGTTCCGCCGGCCCCATGGCCCGCAGCACCGATGGGGGCAAAACCTGGGAGCGAATCGACGAACGACTGCCCGCCGGTTACTCCACGCACCAAAACTGTCCCAGTATCTATCGGATGATCGGTCCCGATGGTACCGCACGTCTCTGGGTCTACTCAGCAGCACTGGGAAAACGGGGCGGGCCGGGCATGCCGAGCATCATGAGTGAAGACGACGGCAAAACCTGGAAAGAAATGCCGCCCCTTGGTTTCCCCTGTGTCATGACCTTCAGCAGCATGGTCCGCCTCAAAGATGGCCGTTACCTGGGACTTTATCACCGGGGACCTGACGGCAAGGACCGGGCGCCGCTGGTCGTCCTGCAGACCATCTCCGCAGACGGCGGATTCACCTGGTCCAAGCCGCGGATCGTCGCCGAAGTCGAGGGTAAAAATCCCTGTGAGCCCTGCGTCTTCCGCAGTCCCGACGGCAAACAGCTCTGCTGCCTGATGCGGGAAAATACACACAAAGGCCGCAGTCTGATGATGTTCAGCAACGATGAAGGCCAAACCTGGACGAAGCCCGTCGATACTCCCTGGGGCCTGACAGGCGATCGTCATAAAGAAGTCTTCACGAAAGACGGACAGCTGGTGATCTGCTTCCGCGACCAGGCCCCCGGCAGTTCAACACGCGGCGACTTCGTTGCCTGGGTTGGTACCTACGACGATATCGTCCAGGGACGGGATGGGAAATACCGCATCAAGCTGTTGCATCAGTATGGACGCAAAGGCGATTGTGGCTACCCCGGTGTCGAACTCCTGCCCGATGGCACCATCGTCGCGACGACCTACGTCAAATACCGCGACAACGCCAATCAGAACTCAGTGGTCTCCGTCCGTTTCAAACTGGACGAGTTACCGGCCCCTGAAGGAAAGTAG
- the pcp gene encoding pyroglutamyl-peptidase I, with amino-acid sequence MTKVLLTGFEAYGYTPVNPAESVARALDGAVVGGAEIVSCIVPNAFFKCIDVVKAAIEEVQPELVVMMGEYGGRSMITVERLAQNLNDGTRYGLVDKAGRAMQGGLTAADGPAAYYTTLPIRAMVQAMRDAGIPADISDAAGTFCCNHLMYGVLHYLSQSESSIRAGWIHLPFLPEVAARVENLGEPSMSAETSTEGVRMGIEAALTHPEDIDAASPSRLQI; translated from the coding sequence ATGACGAAAGTCTTACTCACCGGTTTTGAAGCCTATGGTTATACTCCGGTCAATCCTGCGGAATCGGTGGCGCGGGCGCTGGACGGGGCCGTCGTGGGTGGCGCTGAGATTGTTTCGTGCATTGTGCCGAACGCATTTTTTAAATGCATCGATGTCGTGAAAGCGGCGATTGAGGAAGTCCAGCCGGAACTGGTCGTGATGATGGGGGAATACGGGGGCCGGTCGATGATCACCGTGGAACGCCTGGCACAGAATCTGAATGACGGGACACGTTACGGCCTGGTAGATAAAGCGGGGCGTGCAATGCAGGGAGGACTGACGGCTGCCGACGGTCCGGCCGCATATTACACAACGCTGCCGATTCGGGCGATGGTTCAGGCGATGCGGGATGCGGGAATCCCGGCTGACATTTCGGATGCAGCGGGAACGTTCTGCTGTAATCATCTAATGTATGGGGTCCTGCATTATCTGTCCCAGAGTGAATCGTCGATCCGGGCGGGCTGGATTCATCTCCCCTTTTTACCCGAGGTGGCGGCACGCGTGGAGAACCTGGGCGAACCCAGCATGTCGGCGGAAACATCGACTGAGGGAGTGCGGATGGGCATTGAAGCAGCGTTGACTCATCCAGAAGACATTGATGCAGCGAGCCCTTCCCGGCTGCAGATCTGA
- a CDS encoding type II toxin-antitoxin system RelE/ParE family toxin: MDLVFCRGFFRGRPTVKTVRSTLSKLANHPGIGSRQDRFREGLRCFALGRYLIFYFPIEDGIQIIRVLHSARNWEKLL; encoded by the coding sequence CTGGACCTAGTTTTCTGCAGAGGATTCTTCCGCGGCAGACCGACTGTTAAGACAGTTCGATCAACTCTTTCAAAACTGGCAAATCACCCTGGGATTGGATCCCGACAGGATCGTTTTCGCGAAGGCTTACGCTGTTTTGCCCTCGGACGGTACCTGATATTTTATTTCCCCATTGAAGACGGGATTCAGATTATTCGTGTACTGCACAGTGCTCGCAACTGGGAAAAGTTGCTCTAG
- a CDS encoding DUF1559 domain-containing protein — protein MKIKRGFTLIELLVVIAIIAILIALLLPAVQQARESARRSTCKNNLKQIGLALHNYHETHKVFPYGIDHRNGGCSGSPGLTYRFGWGTLILPFIDQANVYNKYNFSKNYNDSPNKAIDVVGFKVPSYQCPSDPQSDDRVNMTGAINNGGPGNKDDLGKTNYSGVADSVDWTCSDNTWPASVGNGIFYNRSRTKISDILDGASNTLMVGECTGGLTGSFDGNPYPVWNILDTAGGINGPHTTPGGGTWNLRTQEFSSWHTGGCHFVLGDGSVRFLSENIDQGTLSDLTTRQGGEVVGEF, from the coding sequence ATGAAAATCAAGCGCGGATTTACACTGATTGAATTACTGGTCGTGATCGCCATTATCGCCATTCTGATTGCATTACTGCTGCCTGCTGTCCAGCAGGCACGTGAATCCGCCCGACGCTCCACCTGCAAAAACAACCTGAAACAGATCGGTCTGGCTCTCCACAACTATCACGAAACTCACAAGGTCTTTCCGTATGGAATCGATCACCGCAACGGCGGCTGTTCGGGCTCTCCCGGACTGACCTACCGCTTCGGCTGGGGCACTCTGATCCTCCCCTTTATCGATCAGGCCAACGTCTACAACAAATACAACTTCTCCAAAAACTACAATGACTCTCCCAACAAGGCCATTGATGTGGTCGGCTTCAAGGTCCCCAGCTATCAGTGCCCCAGTGACCCCCAGAGCGACGACCGCGTGAATATGACCGGTGCCATCAACAACGGCGGACCGGGAAACAAAGACGACCTCGGCAAAACCAATTACTCGGGCGTCGCAGATTCCGTCGACTGGACCTGCTCCGACAATACCTGGCCTGCCAGTGTCGGGAACGGCATCTTCTACAATCGCAGTCGGACCAAAATCAGCGATATCCTCGATGGTGCCAGCAACACCCTGATGGTCGGTGAATGTACCGGCGGACTGACCGGCTCGTTTGACGGCAATCCTTATCCGGTCTGGAATATTCTTGACACTGCCGGCGGTATCAACGGACCTCACACCACGCCTGGCGGTGGCACCTGGAACCTGCGAACCCAGGAATTCTCCAGCTGGCACACCGGCGGCTGCCACTTCGTGCTGGGTGACGGATCAGTCCGGTTCCTTTCAGAAAATATCGACCAGGGAACCCTCTCCGATCTCACGACCCGTCAGGGCGGGGAAGTCGTCGGCGAATTCTAA
- a CDS encoding macro domain-containing protein produces MSLPLDLWLIHPEAEMCEAFRDRFQELPHVTVMECRFEDLPPHDCFVTAANSFGIMNAGIDAAVVNFHGYDLMKRIQHRILDLYLGEQPLGTSFIEPTGNPDYPYVAHSPTMRVPGSISGTDKVYAATWASLLAVYQHNISQEDEAAKIKTVAFPAMGAGFGCVPYREVARQMAVAYQHYLDPPHRMDWQAVIRRQQAIAYDEGQQVVR; encoded by the coding sequence ATGTCTTTACCCCTTGATCTCTGGCTGATTCATCCCGAAGCGGAAATGTGTGAGGCGTTTCGGGATCGTTTTCAGGAACTCCCCCATGTGACGGTAATGGAATGCCGTTTTGAAGACCTGCCCCCGCACGACTGTTTTGTAACTGCGGCGAATTCGTTTGGCATCATGAATGCCGGCATTGATGCCGCGGTGGTCAATTTCCACGGTTATGACCTGATGAAACGGATCCAGCACCGGATTCTGGATCTGTACCTGGGAGAACAGCCGCTGGGAACGTCGTTTATTGAGCCGACGGGAAATCCCGATTATCCCTATGTGGCTCACAGTCCAACGATGCGCGTCCCCGGTTCGATCTCCGGGACGGATAAAGTGTATGCAGCGACCTGGGCGTCCCTGCTGGCCGTGTATCAGCACAACATCAGCCAGGAAGACGAAGCTGCCAAAATTAAAACGGTGGCCTTTCCTGCGATGGGGGCTGGCTTTGGATGCGTACCCTATCGGGAAGTGGCCCGGCAGATGGCCGTGGCGTATCAGCATTACCTGGATCCGCCACATCGGATGGACTGGCAGGCGGTGATTCGCCGTCAACAGGCGATTGCCTACGATGAGGGGCAGCAGGTGGTTCGCTGA
- a CDS encoding GntR family transcriptional regulator: protein MYEATENLADRAYRYIRQELQEGNLTPGTQLVNRKLAERIGVSVIPVREAIHRLVSEGLVEHVPGAGAFVRNPNREDLEELYVLRDALESCAAAEAARYITPHQLDDLDALMVEFHEIRELVQQRNEGYATAAQFHRWLDCEAVFHQIVIEASRNRLIAKVIREHSAVTLVFESQRNSSRLLTVELAERTCSDKEKLLAALRAGDGPLAREVMSAQIQRGCRDVLAFLRQQERRS, encoded by the coding sequence ATGTATGAAGCCACCGAAAATCTGGCCGATCGTGCTTATCGTTACATCAGGCAGGAACTGCAGGAAGGGAATCTGACTCCCGGTACGCAGCTGGTTAATCGCAAGCTGGCCGAGCGGATTGGCGTGAGTGTGATTCCCGTGCGTGAGGCGATTCACCGACTCGTCTCGGAAGGTCTGGTAGAGCATGTGCCTGGCGCGGGAGCCTTTGTGCGGAACCCGAATCGTGAGGATCTGGAAGAGCTGTATGTTCTGCGGGATGCGCTGGAGAGTTGTGCGGCTGCGGAAGCGGCCCGCTACATTACGCCGCATCAACTGGATGATCTGGATGCCCTGATGGTTGAGTTTCATGAGATCCGCGAACTGGTTCAGCAGCGGAATGAAGGATATGCCACAGCGGCGCAGTTTCATCGCTGGCTGGATTGTGAAGCGGTGTTTCACCAGATTGTAATTGAGGCTTCTCGCAACCGTTTGATCGCGAAAGTGATCCGCGAACACAGTGCGGTCACACTGGTGTTTGAATCACAGCGGAACAGCTCTCGACTGCTGACCGTGGAACTGGCAGAGCGAACCTGCAGCGATAAAGAAAAACTGCTGGCTGCGTTGCGGGCCGGCGATGGCCCCCTGGCCCGCGAAGTGATGAGCGCCCAGATCCAGCGTGGCTGCCGAGATGTGCTGGCGTTCCTCCGACAGCAGGAACGGCGCAGCTGA
- a CDS encoding DUF6868 family protein yields MDLTTLTSFFMWCSIFNGGLLVLWTLSFLLMPDLVYRTQKRWFPLPRETFDVVMYVFVGAFKLLFLVFNLVPYLALLMIG; encoded by the coding sequence ATGGATCTGACGACGTTGACCAGCTTCTTCATGTGGTGTTCCATTTTCAACGGGGGGCTGCTGGTATTGTGGACGCTCAGTTTTCTGTTGATGCCGGATCTGGTGTACCGGACCCAGAAACGCTGGTTTCCTCTCCCCAGGGAGACCTTTGATGTGGTAATGTATGTTTTCGTAGGCGCGTTCAAGCTGCTGTTTCTGGTGTTCAATCTGGTGCCTTATCTGGCGCTGTTGATGATCGGGTGA